GCTTCTCCCTGTACTCGCCGAGCTTGCGTCCCGCCTCCTCGGTCTTCTCTCCCAGCCGCTCGAGGTATGACGGTCCGTCGAAGACGAGAAAGGCTATGAAGAGCGCTATGCCTATGACGATCCCTATGATTATACGTTTCATGCAGGCTCCTTTCCCTCAGGCGGAGCGGTCCCTGTTGCGGCCCTCCGGCCGCGGTCCTTACCGGAGGCGCCGCGGCCGCCGCGCGGGCGCTCACCGTCGCTTGAGTCTCAGCGCCAGGGCGTAGGCCTCGCTGCGCGATATGTCAAAGCTCGCCGCCGCGGCCCTCGCCGCCTCCCTGAGCGCAAGGCCCGAGTCGAGCAGCCTTGCGAGCTCGGCCTCCACGTCGTCGGCCGACGCGGCGGCGGGCTCGGTCCTGACGGCGATGGTCACCTCGCCTCTGGTCCCGCCGCCGGCGAGCTTGCCGGCAAGCTCCGTCAGGCGGCCGCGGACCACCTCTTCGTGCAGCTTCGTCATCTCGCGGCCCACGACGGCCTCCACGTCGCCGAGCTCTGCGGCCATCTCGGCGAGCGTCTTGCCGAGCCTGCGCGGCGACTCGAAGATCACGTAGGTGGAGGGCCGCGCCTTCATCTCAAGCCACATCTCCCTGCGCCGTCCGGCCGCCGTGGGGACGAATCCGAGAAAGGTGAAGCGCTCGGTGCCGAGGCCGGCCACGCTTAAAAGGGCCGTCACCGCCGACGGGCCGGGCACGGCCTCGACCCTCACGCCCCGGGCCGCCGCAAGGCGCACGAGCCTGTAGCCGGGGTCCGAGACGCCGGGCGTTCCGGCGTCGGTGACGAGCGCGACACTTCGTCCCGCCGCGAGCTTCTCCAGTATGAGCGCCG
This genomic interval from Deltaproteobacteria bacterium contains the following:
- the rsmI gene encoding 16S rRNA (cytidine(1402)-2'-O)-methyltransferase produces the protein MPSRRGKEKGAAAPGTLYVVGTPIGNLEDITFRAVRVLGEADLVAAEDTRRTGRLLARYGIATALTSYHEHNERGKAALILEKLAAGRSVALVTDAGTPGVSDPGYRLVRLAAARGVRVEAVPGPSAVTALLSVAGLGTERFTFLGFVPTAAGRRREMWLEMKARPSTYVIFESPRRLGKTLAEMAAELGDVEAVVGREMTKLHEEVVRGRLTELAGKLAGGGTRGEVTIAVRTEPAAASADDVEAELARLLDSGLALREAARAAAASFDISRSEAYALALRLKRR